The Bradyrhizobium sp. WBAH42 genome includes a window with the following:
- a CDS encoding Flp family type IVb pilin — translation MKNLIARFAKDESGATAIEYGLIAAGIALAIITVVNNLGTTLNAKFTSISTSLK, via the coding sequence ATGAAGAACTTGATTGCGCGTTTCGCGAAGGATGAATCCGGCGCCACCGCCATCGAATACGGCCTGATCGCCGCCGGCATCGCGCTGGCCATCATCACCGTCGTCAACAATCTCGGCACCACGCTGAACGCCAAGTTCACCTCGATCAGCACCTCGCTGAAGTAA
- a CDS encoding CpaD family pilus assembly protein produces MTTRPPQLRKRAVRLGGALVGLTLALGGCQHNEVVTASIPDDYKQRHPIAIEEQNRSIVVFVGHARGGLTAAQRADVMGVASAWLHEGTGAIHIDVPSGTPNARPVADTMREIQAMLAGAGVPPRGVTIRPYQPEDKRFLPPIRLTYSKIAAVAGPCGLWPDDIGPSMKNKSWFENKDYYNYGCAYQRNLAAMVDNPSDLEQPRPETPSYTIRRTAAFEKYRKGMPTGVAYPDADKAKLSDTGK; encoded by the coding sequence ATGACCACAAGACCACCCCAGCTTCGCAAACGCGCCGTCCGCCTCGGCGGCGCGCTTGTCGGCCTGACGCTCGCGCTCGGCGGCTGCCAGCACAACGAGGTCGTTACCGCCTCCATTCCCGACGACTACAAGCAGCGCCATCCGATCGCGATCGAGGAGCAGAACCGCTCGATCGTCGTCTTCGTCGGTCATGCCCGCGGCGGATTGACCGCCGCCCAACGCGCGGACGTGATGGGCGTCGCATCGGCATGGTTGCACGAAGGTACCGGTGCCATTCACATCGACGTGCCGTCCGGCACGCCCAATGCGCGTCCGGTCGCGGATACGATGCGCGAGATCCAGGCCATGCTGGCAGGGGCAGGCGTTCCGCCGCGCGGGGTCACCATTCGTCCCTATCAGCCCGAGGACAAGCGGTTCCTGCCGCCGATCCGGCTCACTTATTCCAAGATCGCCGCGGTCGCGGGTCCCTGCGGCCTGTGGCCGGACGACATCGGGCCTTCGATGAAGAACAAGAGCTGGTTCGAGAACAAGGACTATTACAATTACGGCTGCGCCTATCAGCGCAACCTCGCGGCCATGGTCGACAATCCATCCGACCTCGAGCAGCCGCGGCCCGAGACACCTTCCTACACGATACGGCGCACCGCCGCCTTCGAGAAGTATCGTAAGGGAATGCCGACGGGTGTCGCCTATCCCGATGCCGACAAGGCCAAACTCAGCGACACAGGCAAATGA
- a CDS encoding CpaF family protein, whose protein sequence is MFGKRSGTDTDFRAPKPGAVSLEPAPAQAPTVSRAPPPPAVASPPLAPAKAPPPPAMESRRSDNYYEVKATIFGALIEAIDLAQLAKLDSESAREEIRDIVNEIIAIKNIVMSIAEQEELLDDICNDVLGYGPLEPLLSRDDIADIMVNGANTVYIEVGGKIQRTGIRFRDNQQLLNICQRIVSQVGRRVDESSPICDARLADGSRVNAIVPPLSIDGPALTIRKFKKDKLTLDQLVKFGAITPEGAEILQIIGRVRCNVLISGGTGSGKTTLLNCLTNYIEHDERVITCEDAAELQLQQPHVVRLETRPPNIEGEGQVTMRELVRNCLRMRPERIIVGEVRGPEAFDLLQAMNTGHDGSMGTLHANNPREALSRCESMITMGGFSLPSRTIREMICASIDVIIQAARLRDGSRRITHITEVMGMEGDTIITQDIFLYDMVGEDANGKIIGQHRSTGIGRPKFWERARYYGEEKRLAAALDAAEVAPKT, encoded by the coding sequence GTGTTCGGTAAGCGTAGCGGAACAGACACCGACTTTCGGGCGCCCAAGCCCGGCGCCGTGTCGCTCGAGCCTGCCCCGGCTCAGGCGCCGACGGTGTCGCGCGCCCCGCCTCCGCCGGCCGTCGCCTCGCCGCCGCTTGCGCCCGCCAAAGCTCCGCCGCCTCCGGCCATGGAGAGCCGGCGTTCGGACAATTATTACGAGGTCAAGGCGACCATCTTCGGCGCGCTGATCGAGGCCATCGACCTCGCCCAGCTCGCCAAGCTCGATTCGGAGTCCGCGCGCGAGGAAATCCGCGACATCGTCAACGAGATCATCGCGATCAAGAACATCGTGATGTCGATCGCCGAGCAGGAGGAGCTGCTCGACGACATCTGCAACGACGTCCTCGGCTACGGCCCGCTCGAGCCGCTGCTATCGCGCGACGACATCGCCGACATCATGGTCAACGGCGCCAACACCGTCTACATCGAGGTCGGCGGCAAGATCCAGCGCACCGGCATCCGCTTCCGCGACAACCAACAGCTTCTCAACATCTGCCAGCGCATCGTCAGCCAGGTCGGCCGGCGCGTCGACGAATCCTCGCCGATCTGCGACGCGCGCCTCGCCGATGGCTCCCGCGTCAACGCCATCGTGCCGCCGCTGTCGATCGACGGTCCCGCGCTCACCATCCGCAAATTCAAGAAGGACAAGCTGACGCTTGATCAGCTCGTCAAGTTCGGCGCGATCACGCCGGAAGGTGCCGAGATCCTCCAGATCATCGGTCGCGTCCGCTGCAACGTGCTGATTTCCGGCGGTACCGGCTCGGGCAAGACCACCCTGCTCAACTGCCTCACCAACTACATCGAGCACGACGAGCGCGTCATCACCTGCGAGGACGCCGCCGAGCTCCAGCTGCAGCAGCCCCACGTGGTGCGGCTGGAAACCCGCCCGCCCAACATCGAGGGCGAGGGCCAGGTCACGATGCGCGAACTGGTGCGCAACTGCCTGCGTATGCGCCCCGAACGCATCATCGTCGGCGAGGTCCGCGGACCCGAAGCCTTCGACCTGCTGCAGGCCATGAACACCGGCCACGACGGCTCGATGGGCACGCTGCACGCCAACAACCCGCGCGAGGCACTGTCGCGCTGCGAATCCATGATCACGATGGGCGGGTTCTCGCTGCCCTCGCGTACCATCCGCGAGATGATCTGCGCCTCGATCGACGTCATCATCCAGGCCGCGCGCCTGCGCGACGGTTCCCGCCGCATCACCCACATCACGGAGGTGATGGGCATGGAAGGCGACACCATCATCACCCAGGACATCTTCCTCTACGACATGGTCGGCGAGGACGCCAACGGCAAGATCATCGGCCAGCACCGCTCGACCGGCATTGGCCGTCCGAAGTTCTGGGAACGCGCCCGCTACTACGGCGAAGAGAAGCGCCTCGCTGCGGCGCTCGACGCGGCGGAAGTCGCGCCGAAGACGTGA
- a CDS encoding type II secretion system F family protein, with protein sequence MNIQVLALAFLATAAVGGIAWVFLYPLLSGERKAESRRASVARAEAPTARQAEKTQRSRREQVETTLKDLEARRAQEKSVPLSVRLSQAGLDWTPQKFWIVSAVVAGVFFAAAVFAGGGLIGAAGLAFAGGFGLPRWALGFLKKRRETKFLAALPDAVDVIVRGIKAGLPLFESIKVVAADAPEPLRSEFLAIIETQAIGMPLGEACARLYERMPLPEANFFGIVVSIQQKSGGNLSEALGNLSKVLRDRKKMKEKIQAMSMEAKASAGIIGSLPPIVMFLVYLTTPQYISVLWTHPTGQLMLVGCVVWMSVGILVMKKMINFDF encoded by the coding sequence ATGAACATTCAGGTCCTCGCCCTCGCCTTCCTCGCCACCGCAGCGGTCGGTGGCATCGCCTGGGTCTTTCTCTATCCGCTGCTGTCCGGGGAGCGAAAGGCGGAAAGCCGCCGCGCCTCGGTCGCGCGCGCCGAGGCGCCCACGGCCCGTCAGGCCGAGAAGACCCAGCGCTCGCGCCGCGAGCAGGTCGAGACCACGCTCAAGGACCTCGAGGCGCGGCGCGCCCAGGAGAAGAGCGTCCCGCTCAGCGTCCGCCTGTCGCAGGCCGGGCTCGACTGGACGCCCCAGAAATTCTGGATCGTGTCCGCCGTCGTGGCGGGCGTATTTTTCGCGGCCGCTGTGTTCGCGGGCGGCGGACTGATCGGCGCCGCCGGTCTTGCCTTTGCCGGCGGCTTCGGCCTGCCGCGCTGGGCACTCGGCTTCCTCAAGAAACGCCGCGAAACCAAGTTCCTGGCTGCACTGCCCGATGCGGTCGACGTGATCGTCCGCGGCATCAAGGCGGGCCTGCCCTTGTTCGAATCGATCAAGGTCGTGGCCGCCGATGCGCCCGAGCCGCTGCGCAGCGAGTTCCTGGCCATCATCGAGACGCAGGCGATCGGCATGCCGCTGGGCGAGGCCTGCGCGCGGCTCTACGAGCGCATGCCGCTGCCGGAGGCCAATTTCTTCGGCATCGTGGTGTCGATCCAGCAGAAGTCGGGCGGCAACCTCTCCGAAGCGCTCGGTAACCTCTCCAAGGTGCTGCGCGACCGCAAGAAGATGAAGGAAAAGATCCAGGCGATGTCGATGGAGGCCAAGGCCTCGGCCGGCATCATCGGATCGCTGCCGCCGATCGTGATGTTCCTGGTCTATCTCACGACGCCGCAATACATCTCGGTGCTTTGGACTCATCCCACCGGCCAGCTGATGCTGGTCGGCTGCGTCGTCTGGATGTCGGTCGGCATCCTGGTGATGAAGAAGATGATCAACTTCGATTTCTGA
- the cpaB gene encoding Flp pilus assembly protein CpaB: MNRARIVVLTAAICAGGVAAYLASGTDNSAPPPVPVAQLPTVDVLVAKNDIGLGQTVKPEDVQWQTWPTATASATFIRRNERPDGATQVTGSIARAPFIQGEPIRDQKLVKAEGSGFMAAILPTGMRAISTEISPETGAGGFILPNDRVDVLLTRRLKNPDQSSGAPDIVTSEIILANIRVLAIDQAPKEKDGQNAVVGKTVTLELNPAQTATLSAARQSGTLSLALRSIVDVKMSEITLDDSAQKREGVSIIRYGIPSQTAKAR, encoded by the coding sequence ATGAATAGGGCACGCATTGTCGTCCTGACGGCCGCGATCTGCGCCGGCGGCGTCGCCGCGTACCTGGCGAGCGGCACCGACAATTCTGCGCCGCCTCCGGTTCCGGTCGCGCAGCTGCCGACGGTCGACGTCCTCGTCGCGAAGAACGACATCGGCCTCGGCCAGACCGTGAAGCCCGAAGACGTGCAATGGCAGACCTGGCCGACCGCGACCGCCAGCGCCACCTTCATCCGACGCAACGAGCGCCCCGATGGCGCGACCCAGGTGACCGGCTCGATCGCGCGCGCGCCTTTCATTCAGGGTGAGCCGATCCGGGACCAGAAGCTGGTCAAGGCCGAAGGTTCCGGCTTCATGGCGGCAATCCTGCCCACCGGCATGCGGGCGATCTCGACCGAGATCTCGCCGGAGACCGGCGCAGGCGGCTTCATCCTGCCCAACGACCGCGTCGACGTCCTGCTCACGCGCCGGCTCAAGAACCCGGACCAGAGCAGCGGCGCTCCCGACATCGTCACCTCCGAGATCATCCTGGCCAATATCCGCGTCCTCGCCATCGACCAGGCGCCCAAGGAAAAAGACGGGCAGAACGCGGTGGTCGGCAAGACCGTCACCCTCGAGCTCAATCCCGCGCAGACCGCAACGCTCTCCGCGGCGCGTCAGAGCGGCACGCTGTCGCTGGCGCTGCGCAGCATCGTCGACGTCAAGATGAGCGAGATCACGCTCGATGACTCCGCGCAGAAGCGCGAGGGGGTCTCGATCATTCGCTACGGCATTCCAAGTCAGACGGCTAAGGCACGATGA
- a CDS encoding type II and III secretion system protein family protein has translation MKTVDINCRADSATMRTSLVRALSFSAALALGVNPAIAPAVAADYRPVAPAAADGQINARFLSLGVGKSIVIDLPRDIKDVLVADPKIANAVVRSAQRAYIIGAAVGQTNIVFFDSAGQQIAAYDIAVKRDLNGVRAALKQVLPNSDIQIDGLGDGIVLTGTAANPLEAQQANDLAARLAGGADKVVNSIVVRGRDQIMLKVTVAEVQRNIVKQLGIDLTANLNYGTSVVSFTNSNPFTALGKNLVDGNNLTTKFGAAPSVQATLRAMETAGVIRTLAEPNLTAISGESATFIAGGEFPVPAGYACDPTTHVCTTQISFKKFGISLNFTPVVLSEGKISLRVMTEVSELSNENAITLSQAVTTNTVNSLTVPSIRTRRAETSLEIPSGGAMAMAGLIQQQTKQAISGLPGLMQLPILGTLFRSRDFVNNATELVVIVTPYVVRAVAPKDLSRPDDGFAPPADPQAQLIGNINRLYGVPGRTEPAKNYRGTYGFITD, from the coding sequence ATGAAGACAGTCGACATCAATTGCAGGGCAGATTCGGCGACGATGCGGACCTCACTGGTCCGCGCCCTGTCGTTTTCGGCCGCCCTCGCGCTGGGGGTCAATCCGGCGATCGCCCCGGCGGTCGCAGCCGATTACCGCCCCGTGGCGCCGGCCGCGGCGGACGGCCAGATCAATGCGCGTTTCCTTTCGCTCGGCGTCGGCAAGTCCATCGTCATCGACCTGCCGCGCGACATCAAGGACGTGCTGGTCGCCGATCCCAAGATCGCCAACGCGGTGGTCCGTTCGGCGCAGCGCGCCTATATCATCGGCGCCGCGGTCGGCCAGACCAACATCGTGTTCTTCGATTCCGCCGGGCAGCAGATTGCGGCCTATGACATCGCGGTGAAGCGCGACCTCAACGGCGTGCGGGCCGCGCTGAAGCAGGTCCTGCCCAATTCGGACATCCAGATCGACGGCCTCGGCGACGGCATCGTCCTGACCGGCACCGCTGCCAATCCGCTGGAAGCGCAGCAGGCCAACGACCTCGCCGCGCGCCTGGCTGGCGGCGCCGACAAGGTGGTGAACTCGATCGTGGTACGCGGCCGCGACCAGATCATGCTCAAGGTGACGGTGGCCGAGGTCCAGCGCAACATCGTCAAGCAGCTCGGCATCGACCTCACCGCCAACCTGAACTACGGCACGTCGGTGGTGAGCTTCACCAATTCGAACCCGTTCACGGCGCTCGGCAAGAACCTCGTGGACGGCAACAACCTGACCACGAAGTTCGGCGCCGCCCCGTCGGTGCAGGCCACGCTGCGCGCGATGGAAACCGCCGGCGTGATCCGCACGCTGGCCGAACCGAATTTGACTGCGATCTCCGGTGAATCGGCGACGTTCATCGCCGGCGGTGAATTCCCGGTTCCGGCAGGCTATGCCTGCGATCCCACCACGCATGTCTGTACCACCCAGATCAGCTTCAAGAAGTTCGGCATCTCGCTGAACTTCACCCCCGTCGTGCTGAGCGAGGGCAAGATCAGCCTGCGGGTGATGACCGAGGTCTCGGAGCTGTCGAACGAGAATGCGATCACGCTGTCGCAGGCGGTGACCACGAACACGGTGAACTCGCTGACGGTCCCCTCGATCAGGACCCGCCGCGCCGAGACCTCGCTGGAAATTCCCTCCGGCGGCGCGATGGCGATGGCCGGCCTGATCCAGCAGCAGACCAAGCAGGCAATCAGCGGATTGCCGGGGCTGATGCAGCTGCCGATCCTGGGCACGCTGTTCCGCAGCCGCGACTTCGTCAACAACGCGACCGAGCTGGTCGTGATCGTGACGCCCTATGTTGTCCGCGCGGTGGCGCCGAAGGACCTGTCGCGGCCGGATGACGGCTTCGCCCCGCCTGCCGATCCGCAAGCCCAGCTGATCGGCAACATCAACCGGCTCTACGGCGTGCCCGGACGCACCGAACCGGCCAAGAACTACCGCGGCACCTACGGCTTCATCACCGACTGA
- a CDS encoding AAA family ATPase, with the protein MISYARQTHEEQPAAAPPPVEEHIAPAPRVSVQAFCETVETAAAVQSAGEDRRLGKAHLKIQMGGMAAAIEAYRSAPTPNVIVLESDGRNDLLGGLDQLATVCDAGTRVVVIGRINDVTLYRELVRRGVSDYVLAPVGAIDVVRSICNLFSAPEAKAVGRIIAVVGAKGGVGASTISHNVAWAIARDLAMDAVVADLDLAFGTAGLDYNQDPPQGIADAVFSPDRVDTAFIDRLLSKCTDHLSLLAAPATLDRVYDFGTDAFDAVFDTLRSTMPCIVLDIPHQWSGWTKRALIGADDILIVAAPDLANLRNTKNLFDLLKAARPNDRPPLYCLNQVGVPKRPEIAAAEFAKAIESQPVVSIPFEPQIFGSAANNGQMIAEISANHRSIEMFLQIAQRLTGRSETKKQKSSLLSPLIEKLRGR; encoded by the coding sequence ATGATCAGTTACGCGCGCCAGACACACGAAGAGCAGCCGGCAGCAGCTCCTCCGCCGGTCGAGGAGCATATTGCGCCCGCGCCGCGCGTCTCGGTCCAGGCCTTCTGCGAAACCGTGGAGACGGCCGCCGCGGTACAGTCGGCCGGCGAGGATCGCCGTCTCGGCAAGGCTCACCTGAAGATCCAGATGGGCGGCATGGCGGCCGCGATCGAAGCCTACCGCTCGGCTCCCACGCCGAACGTGATCGTGCTCGAGAGCGATGGCCGCAACGACCTGCTGGGCGGGCTCGACCAGCTCGCCACCGTCTGCGATGCCGGCACCCGCGTGGTCGTGATCGGCCGCATCAACGACGTCACGCTCTACCGCGAGCTGGTGCGCCGCGGCGTCAGCGATTACGTGCTCGCGCCGGTCGGCGCGATCGACGTCGTGCGCTCGATCTGCAACCTGTTCTCGGCGCCGGAAGCCAAGGCGGTCGGCCGCATCATCGCCGTGGTCGGCGCCAAGGGGGGCGTCGGCGCCTCCACCATCTCCCATAACGTCGCCTGGGCGATCGCGCGCGACCTCGCAATGGATGCCGTCGTCGCCGACCTCGATCTCGCCTTCGGCACCGCTGGCCTCGACTACAACCAGGATCCGCCGCAGGGCATCGCCGACGCCGTGTTCTCGCCCGACCGCGTCGACACCGCCTTCATCGACCGCCTGCTGTCGAAGTGCACCGACCATCTCAGCCTGCTGGCGGCGCCTGCGACGCTCGACCGGGTCTATGATTTCGGCACCGACGCCTTCGATGCCGTGTTCGACACGCTGCGCTCCACCATGCCCTGCATCGTGCTCGACATTCCGCATCAATGGTCGGGCTGGACCAAGCGCGCCCTGATCGGTGCGGACGACATCCTGATCGTGGCCGCCCCGGACCTTGCCAATCTGCGCAATACCAAGAACCTGTTCGACCTGTTGAAGGCCGCCCGTCCCAACGACCGGCCGCCGCTGTACTGCCTGAACCAGGTCGGCGTGCCGAAACGGCCCGAAATCGCCGCCGCGGAGTTCGCCAAGGCGATCGAGAGCCAGCCGGTCGTCTCGATCCCGTTCGAGCCGCAGATCTTCGGCTCGGCCGCCAACAACGGCCAGATGATCGCGGAGATCTCCGCCAACCACAGGTCGATCGAGATGTTCCTGCAGATCGCCCAGCGCCTGACCGGCCGCAGCGAGACCAAGAAGCAAAAGTCGTCCCTGCTTTCACCTCTGATTGAGAAGTTGCGGGGAAGATAA
- a CDS encoding type II secretion system F family protein: protein MVEFLVSKLHDVRFMTMLLAAIAASATVYTLVMPLFAGEGLSKRMKAVASERERIRQRERERLNKSEKVSLRQTPKQLVSRVVEDFNLTKWLAQEAARDKLIMAGYRGQAPYITFLFARMVAPIVFLIGSALYVFVIGNMQQALPIKIGICLGAAYLGLQAPMLFLRNAISKRQLSIKRAFPDALDLLLICIESGMSVEMAFRKVANEIVGQSIALSEEFTLTTAELSYLQDRKVAYENLARRTGLEGVKSVCLALQQAERYGTPLGHSLRVMAQENRDMRMNEAEKKAAALPPKLTVPMILFFLPVLFVVILGPTAIKVTEMQ from the coding sequence ATGGTCGAATTCCTCGTCTCGAAACTGCACGACGTCCGTTTCATGACCATGCTGCTCGCGGCCATCGCCGCGAGTGCCACGGTCTATACGCTGGTGATGCCGTTGTTCGCCGGCGAGGGCCTCTCCAAGCGCATGAAGGCGGTGGCGAGCGAGCGTGAGCGCATCCGGCAGCGCGAGCGTGAGCGTCTCAACAAGAGCGAGAAGGTTTCGCTGCGCCAGACACCGAAGCAACTCGTCTCCAGGGTGGTCGAGGACTTCAACCTGACGAAATGGCTCGCGCAGGAAGCTGCGCGGGACAAGCTCATCATGGCAGGTTACCGCGGCCAGGCACCCTATATCACCTTCCTGTTTGCCCGCATGGTCGCCCCGATCGTGTTCCTGATCGGCTCGGCCCTCTACGTGTTCGTGATCGGAAACATGCAACAGGCGCTGCCGATCAAGATCGGCATCTGCCTCGGCGCCGCCTATCTCGGCCTCCAGGCGCCGATGCTGTTCCTCAGGAATGCGATCTCCAAGCGCCAACTCTCGATCAAGCGTGCGTTTCCCGACGCGCTCGACCTGCTCCTGATCTGCATCGAATCCGGCATGTCGGTCGAGATGGCATTCCGGAAGGTTGCGAACGAAATCGTGGGCCAGTCGATCGCGCTGTCGGAGGAGTTCACCCTGACCACCGCCGAGCTGTCCTATTTGCAGGATCGCAAGGTCGCCTACGAGAACCTGGCACGGCGTACCGGGCTCGAGGGCGTCAAGTCGGTGTGTCTGGCGCTGCAGCAGGCGGAACGTTACGGCACCCCGCTCGGCCATTCCTTGCGCGTCATGGCGCAGGAGAATCGCGACATGCGCATGAACGAGGCCGAGAAGAAGGCGGCCGCGCTGCCGCCGAAGCTCACGGTGCCGATGATCCTGTTCTTCCTGCCGGTGCTGTTCGTGGTCATTCTCGGACCCACCGCCATCAAGGTCACCGAGATGCAGTGA
- a CDS encoding prepilin peptidase, whose protein sequence is MILDLARLLLFPALMAFAAASDLFTMTISNRVSLALVAGFFALALAGGMAPYEMLSHVGAGALLLVVAFTCFAMGWVGGGDAKVAASVALWFGFPHLMNFLLYASLFGGALTLLLLQFRQWPLPYGLAGQAWLARLHAKESGIPYGIALALSALMVYPETEWVKAIDLAHLALR, encoded by the coding sequence ATGATCCTCGACCTTGCGCGCCTTCTGCTCTTCCCGGCCCTGATGGCGTTCGCCGCGGCGAGCGATCTCTTCACGATGACGATCTCGAACCGCGTGTCGCTGGCGCTGGTGGCAGGCTTCTTCGCGCTCGCCCTCGCCGGTGGCATGGCACCTTACGAGATGCTGAGCCATGTCGGCGCCGGTGCGCTTCTCCTGGTCGTGGCCTTCACCTGCTTCGCCATGGGCTGGGTGGGCGGCGGCGACGCCAAGGTCGCGGCTTCCGTCGCGCTCTGGTTCGGCTTCCCACATCTGATGAACTTCCTGCTCTACGCCTCGCTGTTCGGCGGTGCGCTGACGCTGCTTCTGCTCCAGTTCCGGCAGTGGCCGCTGCCGTACGGGCTGGCAGGACAGGCCTGGCTCGCTCGGCTGCACGCCAAGGAGAGCGGCATTCCCTACGGCATCGCGCTCGCGCTGAGCGCGCTGATGGTCTACCCGGAGACCGAATGGGTGAAGGCGATCGACCTCGCTCACCTCGCACTGCGCTGA